A part of Setaria viridis chromosome 8, Setaria_viridis_v4.0, whole genome shotgun sequence genomic DNA contains:
- the LOC117833195 gene encoding xylan O-acetyltransferase 13, with protein sequence MKTESTHKTIAAGGKMTVPQSPVGVRSIVTSLVAFFILASSIVFLLDRGQEEQMQMAVKHGRQEVQVKVEAGLQEPAMRGTTEAEDTSNEECNWSRGQWVYDNVSRPLYSGLKCAFIFPEVACDKYGRKDVMYQHWRWKPHGCDLPRFNATRLLEKLRNKRLVFVGDSVNRNQWVSLVCMVEASIPDDRLKTRIFNGSLISFKALEYNATIDFYWSPLLVESNSDNPIIHRVEYRIIRADRIEKHASVWRDADIIVFNSYLWWRKQKDDMRMKVMYGSFEDGDARLDEMEMVDGFEIALKKLTEWLGENIDKNKTRIFFAGSSPTHSWASSWGGEDSNKCLNETEPIYKVGYKTATTDYSLMAKAKSYFRTLEPKGIHVQILNITELSDYRKDGHPTVFRRQFVPLTKEQIANPASYADCTHWCLPGVPDVWNEFLYGYLMYK encoded by the exons ATGAAGACAGAGAGCACTCACAAGACGATAGCAGCAGGTGGCAAGATGACAGTCCCCCAATCTCCTGTTGGAGTGAGGAGCATCGTGACCTCCTTAGTGGCTTTCTTCATCTTAGCCAGCTCCATCGTTTTCCTCTTAGACAGAGGCCAGGAAGAGCAAATGCAAATGGCAGTCAAGCATGGACGCCAAGAAGTGCAGGTGAAGGTGGAAGCTGGGCTCCAAGAACCAGCGATGAGAGGGACAACTGAGGCGGAGGACACCAGCAATGAGGAGTGCAACTGGTCGAGGGGGCAGTGGGTGTACGACAATGTATCCCGGCCATTGTACTCCGGGCTCAAGTGCGCCTTCATCTTCCCTGAGGTGGCTTGTGACAAATATGGCAGGAAGGATGTCATGTACCAGCACTGGAGATGGAAGCCTCATGGATGTGATCTTCCAAG ATTCAACGCAACTAGGCTGCTTGAAAAGCTGAGGAACAAGAGATTAGTGTTTGTGGGCGACTCAGTCAACAGGAACCAATGGGTTTCTCTGGTGTGCATGGTGGAGGCCTCAATACCTGATGACAGGCTCAAGACGCGTATCTTCAATGGCTCTCTGATATCCTTCAAGGCATTG GAATACAATGCAACAATAGATTTCTACTGGTCACCGTTGCTTGTGGAGTCCAACAGCGACAACCCAATTATCCACCGGGTGGAGTACCGGATCATAAGGGCAGACAGAATTGAGAAGCATGCCAGTGTCTGGAGGGATGCTGACATCATTGTCTTCAATTCTTACCTGTGGTGGAGGAAGCAGAAGGATGACATGAGGATGAAGGTTAT GTATGGTTCATTTGAAGATGGCGATGCAAGGTTAGATGAAATGGAAATGGTCGATGGTTTCGAGATAGCTCTGAAGAAACTAACTGAATGGCTCGGAGAGAATATTGACAAGAACAAGACTAGAATCTTTTTCGCAGGATCATCACCAACACATTCCTG GGCTAGCAGCTGGGGTGGAGAAGACAGCAACAAGTGCCTCAACGAAACAGAGCCGATCTACAAAGTCGGGTACAAAACGGCAACTACAGATTACAGCTTGATGGCCAAGGCTAAGTCATATTTTAGAACATTGGAGCCGAAAGGTATACATGTTCAGATACTGAACATCACAGAGCTGTCTGACTACCGCAAGGACGGGCATCCTACAGTGTTCAGGAGACAATTTGTTCCTCTAACGAAAGAGCAGATTGCGAACCCAGCCAGCTACGCGGATTGCACGCATTGGTGCCTCCCGGGCGTTCCTGATGTCTGGAACGAGTTTTTATACGGCTACCTCATGTACAAATGA